A region of Deltaproteobacteria bacterium DNA encodes the following proteins:
- a CDS encoding metal-dependent hydrolase: MDPVTHILSGVLWSRTALGARAGRAALIVTAVAAELPDIDYLTLRFAGPLAYLKYHRGFTHSLAGSLVVVPLYALTARFLLARLPPGSAAVPSLASVTALAFTGYYTHMALDVITSYGTELLYPLSGRRYALDLVFIIDPILTAVIVAGIWAGRRAGPRAAALFVALAVSYLVFVHSVKEAAMAAAAAALDDRGVEAELLDAVPMPLSPFRWSVFFDGGDEFLQVKVDEARGTAAVERFGKEGFSGMDEGEFRSLMAGVRSLDVAGVYLRFARHPIVRAFRRGEGYEVEYYDLRFNLVEGRRPFLLRLRLDGRRELRDVVLTFHTLKAEGED; the protein is encoded by the coding sequence ATGGATCCGGTGACCCATATCCTTTCGGGCGTCCTCTGGTCGAGGACGGCCCTCGGCGCGCGGGCGGGACGGGCGGCTCTCATCGTAACGGCCGTGGCCGCCGAGCTTCCCGACATCGACTACCTGACGTTGCGTTTCGCCGGGCCGCTGGCCTACCTCAAGTACCACCGCGGCTTCACCCACTCCCTTGCCGGAAGCCTCGTCGTCGTGCCGCTGTACGCCCTGACCGCCCGCTTCCTCCTTGCAAGGCTCCCTCCCGGCTCCGCGGCCGTCCCCTCGCTGGCCTCCGTCACGGCGCTCGCCTTCACGGGCTACTACACCCACATGGCCCTCGACGTAATCACCTCTTACGGCACCGAACTGCTCTATCCCCTTAGCGGGCGGCGCTACGCCCTCGACCTGGTCTTCATAATCGATCCCATCCTTACGGCCGTAATCGTCGCGGGCATCTGGGCGGGCCGGCGGGCCGGCCCTCGCGCCGCCGCCCTCTTCGTAGCGCTCGCCGTCTCTTACCTCGTCTTTGTCCACTCGGTGAAGGAGGCGGCCATGGCCGCAGCGGCGGCGGCACTCGACGACCGGGGCGTGGAGGCCGAGCTTCTCGACGCCGTGCCCATGCCGCTCTCCCCCTTCAGGTGGTCGGTCTTCTTCGACGGCGGCGACGAGTTCCTGCAGGTCAAGGTGGACGAGGCGCGGGGGACGGCGGCGGTCGAGAGGTTCGGAAAAGAGGGTTTCAGCGGCATGGACGAGGGGGAGTTCCGCAGCCTCATGGCCGGGGTCCGCTCTCTCGACGTGGCGGGGGTCTACCTCCGCTTCGCGCGCCATCCCATCGTGCGCGCCTTCCGCAGGGGGGAGGGCTACGAGGTGGAGTACTACGACCTGCGCTTCAACCTCGTCGAGGGCCGCAGACCCTTTCTGCTGCGACTGCGGCTCGACGGGCGGCGCGAACTGCGGGACGTGGTTCTCACCTTCCACACCCTCAAAGCGGAAGGGGAAGACTGA
- a CDS encoding tetratricopeptide repeat protein, whose amino-acid sequence MILGVDKPGAAAVAAAAAAFLLVVLTPQRSAAFERLVTSSHLLGAGETLSEAESRAMWKARIEAVRRAAPELGRLAAASGIALTDAEAEAAALAALDFRVDEKRREIIDDNFAFTVVLKVRLHRDVFLAAARAAARGYRAEEYGAVVSAFEELDRAADGLDGRLEAEDDAGRRREMIEAVETARRRLQAALWLEKALVAALSGRGDEAMAAYGTAIELDPRWAWPYVGRAATLIDGADYYQAADDLTAAIELDGDLAAALVLRGAAHLGAGEPDYALDDLDRAVELDGGDSRCRELRGRVRLALGDAARALEDFDRAIELDGGSGAAWSGRGRALLGLGRVDEALEALERAVELAPTLAEAHAGLADALRAAGEYERALEGYDRAVELDGGRAESYLGRGLLFLETERYERAVADLTTAIELGEGADGGAFRARGVAYMRMGRYDDAVEDFTDVVFIAPDDASGYALRGSALAAGGFYDRALLDYNRAIELDGTDALSFHGRGVIFSLRGQYERAVSDFDRAIAADPGFAPAYGSRGDAYTRLGRYDDALADFDRAIELDAASADAYYYRGVLLQKKGEMEKAVDDLRRAVELDPRNARALARLGQVHTALGRYDDAAADFEAALELDADNPDYHFGRGLALSLKGLYDRAVADFDRAIALYSAPDDTAGFDLRRLDDGLDMPSAGHAGSVPLEEALSAAERLAAAYNHRGYARFKSGRTEAAIDDYNTAIGLVPGYAAAYLNSGIAFYASGRYDMAIGDFTKAITLDPSSAAAYLGRGDAYYRQGAMERANDDYIKACVMGEGRGCLYFGIVMGEMASACASGEEGRCKTLLAILEDIITDCEEGGDEGCKLLGIVIEGGRDPSLSDRAARLSGAEP is encoded by the coding sequence ATGATCTTGGGGGTCGACAAACCTGGGGCGGCGGCCGTGGCGGCCGCCGCCGCGGCTTTTTTGCTCGTCGTTCTCACGCCGCAGCGCAGCGCCGCCTTCGAGCGGCTCGTCACGAGCTCCCACCTTCTCGGAGCCGGCGAGACGCTCTCGGAGGCCGAGAGCCGGGCCATGTGGAAGGCGCGCATCGAGGCCGTAAGGCGCGCCGCCCCGGAACTGGGGCGTCTTGCCGCTGCGTCCGGCATTGCGCTCACCGACGCCGAGGCCGAGGCCGCCGCCCTGGCGGCCCTCGACTTCAGGGTCGACGAGAAGAGGCGCGAGATCATCGACGACAACTTCGCCTTCACCGTCGTCCTCAAGGTCCGTCTTCACAGGGACGTCTTCCTCGCTGCGGCGAGGGCGGCGGCCCGGGGCTACCGCGCCGAGGAGTACGGCGCCGTGGTCTCCGCCTTCGAAGAGCTCGACAGGGCCGCCGACGGGCTCGACGGGCGGCTCGAGGCCGAGGACGACGCCGGGCGCCGGCGCGAGATGATAGAGGCCGTCGAGACGGCGAGAAGGCGCCTGCAGGCGGCGCTCTGGCTCGAGAAGGCCCTGGTGGCGGCCCTCTCCGGCCGCGGCGACGAGGCGATGGCGGCTTACGGCACGGCCATCGAGCTCGACCCCCGCTGGGCCTGGCCATACGTGGGGCGGGCCGCCACCCTCATCGACGGCGCCGACTACTACCAGGCCGCAGACGACCTCACCGCGGCCATCGAGCTCGACGGGGACCTTGCGGCGGCCCTCGTCCTGCGCGGCGCGGCGCACCTGGGCGCGGGCGAGCCCGACTACGCCCTCGATGACCTCGACCGGGCCGTGGAGCTCGACGGCGGGGACAGCCGCTGCCGCGAGCTGAGAGGGCGGGTCCGCCTTGCCCTCGGCGACGCCGCGCGCGCCCTCGAGGACTTCGACCGGGCCATAGAGCTCGACGGCGGGTCCGGGGCGGCCTGGTCTGGCCGGGGCAGGGCGCTTCTCGGCCTGGGGCGCGTGGACGAGGCGCTCGAGGCCCTCGAGCGCGCCGTGGAGCTCGCGCCGACGCTGGCCGAGGCCCATGCGGGCCTGGCCGACGCCCTTCGGGCCGCGGGGGAGTACGAGCGGGCGCTGGAGGGCTATGACCGGGCCGTGGAGCTCGACGGCGGGAGGGCCGAAAGCTACCTGGGCCGGGGGCTCCTCTTCCTCGAGACCGAACGGTACGAGCGGGCCGTTGCGGACCTGACCACCGCCATAGAGCTGGGTGAGGGGGCTGACGGCGGCGCCTTCCGCGCACGGGGGGTGGCCTATATGCGCATGGGCCGCTACGACGACGCGGTCGAGGACTTTACAGACGTGGTCTTCATCGCGCCCGACGACGCATCGGGCTATGCGCTGCGGGGATCGGCCCTGGCGGCCGGCGGTTTCTACGACCGGGCGCTGCTCGATTACAACAGGGCCATCGAGCTGGACGGGACAGACGCCCTATCCTTCCACGGCCGCGGCGTCATCTTCAGCCTCAGGGGCCAGTACGAACGGGCCGTCTCGGATTTCGACCGCGCCATCGCCGCCGACCCCGGCTTCGCCCCGGCCTACGGCTCGCGCGGCGACGCCTACACCCGCCTGGGCCGCTACGACGACGCCCTCGCCGACTTCGACCGGGCCATCGAACTGGACGCAGCCTCCGCCGACGCCTACTACTACCGTGGCGTGCTCCTCCAGAAAAAGGGGGAGATGGAGAAGGCCGTGGACGACCTGCGCAGGGCCGTCGAACTCGACCCGCGCAACGCCAGGGCCCTTGCAAGGCTCGGCCAGGTCCACACCGCCCTGGGCCGCTACGACGACGCCGCGGCGGACTTCGAGGCGGCCCTGGAACTGGACGCGGACAACCCGGACTACCACTTCGGCAGGGGGCTTGCCCTGAGCCTCAAGGGCCTCTACGACCGGGCGGTCGCCGATTTCGACCGGGCCATAGCACTATATTCGGCCCCCGACGACACCGCCGGCTTCGACCTGCGGCGTCTCGACGACGGTCTCGACATGCCCTCCGCCGGGCACGCCGGCTCCGTGCCGCTCGAAGAGGCCCTCTCGGCGGCCGAGAGGCTGGCCGCCGCATACAACCACCGCGGCTACGCCCGCTTCAAGAGCGGACGCACCGAGGCCGCCATCGACGACTACAACACGGCCATCGGCCTGGTGCCGGGCTACGCAGCCGCCTACCTCAACAGCGGCATCGCCTTCTACGCCAGCGGCCGCTACGACATGGCCATCGGCGACTTCACCAAGGCCATCACCCTCGATCCGTCCAGCGCCGCGGCCTACCTGGGCAGGGGCGACGCCTACTACAGGCAGGGAGCCATGGAGAGGGCCAACGACGACTACATCAAGGCCTGTGTCATGGGCGAGGGGCGGGGCTGCCTCTACTTCGGCATCGTCATGGGAGAGATGGCCTCGGCCTGCGCCTCGGGAGAGGAGGGGCGGTGCAAGACACTGCTTGCCATACTGGAAGATATCATCACCGACTGCGAAGAGGGCGGCGACGAAGGATGCAAGCTGCTCGGCATAGTGATAGAGGGCGGGCGCGACCCCTCTCTCTCCGACCGGGCGGCGAGACTGTCGGGCGCCGAGCCTTGA
- a CDS encoding glutamate racemase: MKTDPIGIFDSGIGGLTVLRAIARRLPGESTVYLGDTARVPYGTKSAETIIRYSLENARFLAGCDVKVVVAACNTASAYALGELSEMLDVPVIGVIEPGAARAVGLTRRGRIGVIGTEGTVRSGSYEAAIKRRRPDAEVVSRACPLFVPLAEEGWTCNEVAELTARLYLSALVEAGIDTLVLGCTHYPLLKETIGRVAGPEVRLVDSAEATALEVERLLVEKGLVCGGGEPERRFFVTDSPGRFAAVGRRFFGDGLHRAELVRLGG, translated from the coding sequence ATGAAAACCGATCCCATAGGCATCTTCGACTCGGGCATAGGGGGGCTCACCGTGTTGAGGGCCATAGCCCGGAGGCTGCCCGGAGAGAGCACCGTCTATCTCGGCGATACGGCGAGGGTTCCCTACGGCACCAAGTCGGCGGAGACGATCATACGCTACTCGCTGGAGAACGCCCGCTTTCTCGCCGGCTGCGACGTGAAGGTGGTGGTGGCGGCCTGCAACACGGCCTCGGCCTACGCCCTGGGCGAGCTCTCGGAGATGCTCGACGTGCCCGTCATAGGGGTCATAGAGCCCGGGGCGGCCCGCGCCGTGGGGCTTACGCGAAGGGGACGCATAGGGGTGATCGGCACGGAGGGGACCGTGCGAAGCGGTTCATACGAGGCGGCCATAAAGCGCCGCAGGCCCGACGCCGAGGTGGTGAGCAGGGCTTGCCCGCTCTTCGTCCCTCTCGCCGAGGAGGGATGGACGTGCAACGAGGTGGCCGAGCTCACGGCGCGGCTCTACCTCTCCGCCCTCGTGGAGGCCGGCATAGACACGCTCGTGCTGGGCTGTACCCACTATCCGCTCCTCAAGGAGACCATAGGGCGGGTTGCTGGACCGGAAGTGAGGCTCGTCGATTCGGCCGAGGCGACGGCCCTTGAGGTGGAGCGCCTGCTCGTGGAGAAGGGGCTTGTGTGCGGGGGGGGAGAGCCCGAGCGCCGCTTCTTCGTCACCGACTCTCCGGGGCGCTTCGCTGCGGTGGGCAGGCGCTTTTTCGGCGACGGCCTCCATCGGGCCGAGCTCGTAAGGCTCGGAGGCTGA
- a CDS encoding hemerythrin domain-containing protein, whose translation MGETCPAEDSPSRLTTRQRRTIDKVMDKAMFLKELMEEHTEIRRLLRDLETAVTDSDSMDCRLVSSMLADLEGKLLDHVAREDRRFYPELRTGALEAGQTALLPALDLFINSMGKLSARAREFFDNYGSAVRIAADQEGFKKGFMGLKRDMLERIKSEEGSIYAIYRSYYS comes from the coding sequence ATGGGTGAAACCTGTCCGGCGGAAGACTCTCCCAGCCGCTTGACAACGAGACAAAGACGGACGATTGACAAGGTAATGGACAAGGCTATGTTCCTGAAGGAACTGATGGAGGAACACACGGAGATAAGGCGGCTTCTGAGGGACCTGGAGACCGCCGTAACCGACTCCGACTCAATGGACTGCCGTCTCGTCTCGTCCATGCTCGCCGATCTCGAGGGGAAGCTTCTCGACCACGTGGCGCGCGAGGACAGGCGTTTTTATCCGGAGCTGCGCACCGGCGCCCTCGAGGCGGGCCAGACCGCACTTCTGCCGGCCCTCGATCTCTTCATCAATTCCATGGGGAAGCTTTCGGCCAGGGCCAGGGAGTTCTTCGATAACTACGGGTCGGCCGTCAGGATCGCAGCCGACCAGGAAGGCTTCAAAAAGGGGTTCATGGGACTCAAGCGCGACATGCTGGAGAGGATAAAGAGCGAGGAGGGGAGCATCTACGCCATCTACAGGTCCTACTACAGTTGA
- the polX gene encoding DNA polymerase/3'-5' exonuclease PolX, producing MENAEIAAVLADIADLLEIKGENAFRVRSYRNAALAIDSLPVKVSTIVAAGARRLEEIPGVGRGIAEKIVELVTTGGLAYLDALEREIPRGLIEVLRVQGMGPKKTALVFRELGVRGLDDLEAAARAGKLRALAGMGEKTEQKVLRSIAQLRRMSGRHRLAVVMAVASELVAYLRGCEGVGRVEAAGSLRRLRDTVGDLDVLVSARHGEPLMERFVAWEAVREVLAKGATRTSVILRNGLQVDVRVVDDGSFGAALQYFTGSKAHNVALRERAVRMGLKISEYGVFDAGDGRRIAGADEAGVYGAVGLPWIPPELRENLGEIEAAEKGELPAPLEVGDIAGDLHCHTTASDGSATIEEMAGAAMDLGYEYLAVTDHSQAVSIAHGLDEKRLARHMEAVDDVNAALSRRGSSFKLLKGAEVDIRADGSLDYGPAALKGLDCVVAAVHSAFNMPGREMTARIVRALSTGLVHILAHPTGRLLTMREPYDLDMEEITASCRKYDVALELNCSPERLDLSDTHLRLARSRGVPVVISTDAHAPQHLSNITLGVRYARRGWIEKKHVLNSRNLKQLMKFLRR from the coding sequence ATGGAGAACGCCGAGATCGCGGCCGTCCTGGCCGACATCGCAGACCTCCTCGAAATAAAGGGCGAGAACGCCTTCCGCGTCCGCTCCTACCGTAACGCCGCACTGGCCATCGACTCCCTGCCGGTCAAGGTCTCCACCATAGTCGCCGCCGGAGCGCGCCGTCTCGAAGAGATACCGGGCGTGGGCAGGGGCATAGCCGAGAAGATAGTGGAGCTCGTCACCACCGGCGGGCTCGCCTACCTCGATGCCCTCGAAAGGGAGATACCGAGGGGACTTATCGAGGTGCTGCGCGTCCAGGGCATGGGACCGAAGAAGACGGCCCTCGTCTTCCGGGAGCTGGGGGTGCGCGGACTGGACGACCTCGAGGCCGCGGCCAGGGCCGGCAAGCTCCGCGCACTGGCCGGCATGGGGGAGAAGACGGAGCAGAAGGTCCTGCGATCCATCGCCCAGCTGCGCCGCATGAGCGGGCGCCACAGGCTCGCTGTCGTAATGGCCGTGGCCTCCGAGCTCGTCGCCTACCTGCGCGGCTGCGAGGGCGTGGGGCGGGTCGAGGCGGCGGGAAGCCTGCGGCGCTTGCGCGACACGGTCGGCGACCTCGACGTGCTGGTCTCGGCGCGCCACGGCGAGCCCCTGATGGAGAGGTTCGTAGCGTGGGAGGCGGTGCGCGAGGTGCTCGCAAAGGGCGCCACCAGGACGTCGGTCATCCTCAGAAACGGACTGCAGGTGGACGTGAGGGTCGTGGACGACGGCTCCTTCGGCGCGGCGCTCCAGTACTTCACGGGCTCCAAGGCCCATAACGTGGCGCTCAGGGAGCGGGCCGTACGCATGGGGCTCAAGATCAGCGAGTACGGGGTCTTCGACGCCGGCGACGGACGCAGGATAGCCGGCGCCGACGAGGCGGGGGTCTACGGCGCCGTGGGCCTTCCGTGGATACCGCCGGAGCTGCGCGAGAACCTCGGCGAGATAGAGGCCGCAGAAAAGGGGGAGCTCCCGGCGCCGCTCGAGGTCGGCGACATCGCCGGCGATCTCCACTGCCACACGACGGCGAGCGACGGTTCGGCAACCATCGAGGAGATGGCCGGCGCGGCCATGGATCTCGGCTACGAGTACCTGGCCGTGACCGACCACTCGCAGGCCGTCTCCATAGCCCACGGCCTCGATGAAAAGAGGCTCGCAAGACACATGGAGGCCGTCGACGACGTCAACGCCGCCCTCTCCCGCCGCGGCTCTTCCTTCAAGCTCCTCAAGGGCGCCGAGGTCGATATCCGGGCCGACGGCTCGCTCGACTACGGCCCCGCGGCACTCAAGGGACTCGACTGCGTGGTGGCCGCCGTACATTCGGCCTTCAACATGCCGGGCCGCGAGATGACGGCGCGGATAGTAAGGGCCCTCTCAACGGGTCTCGTCCACATCCTCGCCCATCCGACGGGAAGGCTTCTCACAATGCGCGAACCCTACGATCTCGACATGGAAGAGATAACGGCGAGCTGCAGGAAGTACGACGTGGCCCTCGAACTCAACTGCTCGCCCGAAAGGCTCGACCTCTCGGACACGCACCTGCGGCTGGCGCGCTCCAGGGGCGTGCCGGTGGTCATCTCCACCGACGCCCACGCGCCGCAGCACCTCTCCAACATCACCCTGGGAGTCCGCTATGCGCGGCGGGGATGGATCGAGAAAAAACACGTGCTTAACTCAAGAAACCTCAAGCAGTTAATGAAGTTTCTCAGGCGGTGA
- a CDS encoding putative manganese-dependent inorganic diphosphatase, which produces MAAVRRRHGDGRRGEALSQRRYLFQSMEGSATTYVIGHKNPDTDSIVSAIALAELKRATGMENVHAARAGDINPQTAFVLEYFGVEPPRYLTDVYVKAGDIMNTDVVSVCEGAPVLKVMDLMRSEGVRFVPVLDGARRPVGALTLLELARHYTSKFEVEGSRLVTTSLSNVVEALGARPLLDFLGRDEVVFSVYVGAMSRRSFRRVLEGTEPSRCMIIVGDREGIQMESIERGVGALIVTGGLAVGERVVEAAEAAGVSLVVSPYDTATTALLVRLSTPASRICSSPMETARPDELARDLRFRLARRSGIVVLDDEGALAGVVTKSSLLRPSPTRLILVDHNELSQAVDGADPSNIVEVVDHHRIGNFNTSQAITFICEPVGSTSTLVAELYRRKGVEIGKETAGLLLGGVMSDTVMLRSPTTTERDRRITEWLEEESGLAHEKFGAEIFAATSSIKKRGTRAVVRGDHKVFEAAGRRFGIGQVETIGFGEFHDERQRLREELERVRKEKELSLSALLVTDIVQGTSLLLAVGDKDVIYNLDYPRLDDDLFELKGIISRKKQVVPHIIGVFSGNTA; this is translated from the coding sequence ATGGCGGCCGTCCGGCGCAGGCATGGCGACGGACGCCGGGGCGAAGCTCTTTCGCAGAGGAGGTATCTTTTTCAGTCTATGGAAGGCTCTGCAACCACCTACGTTATAGGTCACAAGAACCCGGACACCGATTCGATAGTCTCGGCCATTGCCCTGGCCGAGCTCAAGCGGGCCACGGGGATGGAGAACGTCCATGCCGCCAGGGCGGGCGACATAAATCCTCAGACGGCCTTCGTGCTCGAGTACTTCGGCGTCGAGCCGCCGCGCTACCTGACCGACGTCTACGTGAAGGCGGGCGATATAATGAACACCGACGTCGTGTCGGTCTGCGAAGGGGCGCCCGTGCTCAAGGTAATGGACCTGATGAGGAGCGAGGGTGTGAGGTTCGTTCCCGTGCTCGACGGGGCGCGAAGGCCGGTGGGCGCGCTGACGCTTCTGGAGCTTGCCCGCCACTACACATCGAAGTTCGAGGTCGAGGGCTCGCGCCTTGTGACGACGTCTCTCTCCAACGTGGTCGAGGCGCTGGGGGCAAGGCCGCTTCTCGACTTCCTGGGCCGCGACGAGGTGGTCTTCTCCGTCTACGTGGGCGCCATGTCGCGCCGCTCCTTCCGGCGGGTGCTCGAGGGCACGGAGCCGTCGAGGTGCATGATAATCGTCGGGGACCGTGAAGGCATACAGATGGAGTCCATCGAGCGCGGGGTGGGCGCCCTCATCGTCACCGGCGGGCTCGCCGTCGGCGAGCGGGTGGTCGAGGCGGCCGAGGCCGCCGGGGTGAGCCTGGTGGTCTCGCCCTACGACACGGCCACCACGGCTCTGCTTGTGCGGCTCAGCACGCCGGCCTCGAGGATATGCTCCTCGCCCATGGAGACGGCGAGACCGGACGAGCTCGCCCGTGATCTGCGCTTCAGGCTTGCCAGGAGAAGCGGCATAGTCGTGCTCGACGACGAAGGGGCCCTTGCCGGAGTCGTAACCAAGAGCTCTCTTCTGCGCCCATCGCCCACGAGGCTCATACTGGTGGATCACAACGAGCTCTCCCAGGCGGTGGACGGCGCGGACCCGTCGAACATCGTGGAGGTCGTCGACCATCACAGGATCGGAAACTTCAACACCTCCCAGGCCATAACCTTCATATGCGAGCCCGTGGGCTCGACCTCCACGCTGGTGGCCGAGCTGTACAGGCGCAAAGGCGTAGAGATAGGGAAGGAGACGGCGGGTCTTCTGCTCGGCGGGGTCATGAGCGACACGGTCATGCTCCGCTCGCCGACGACGACGGAGCGCGACCGCCGGATAACGGAGTGGCTCGAGGAAGAGTCCGGCCTCGCCCACGAGAAGTTCGGGGCCGAGATATTCGCCGCCACGTCGAGCATAAAGAAGCGGGGAACCCGGGCCGTGGTCAGGGGGGACCACAAGGTCTTCGAGGCCGCGGGGCGACGCTTCGGCATAGGACAGGTGGAGACCATAGGGTTCGGCGAGTTCCACGACGAGCGACAGAGACTGAGAGAAGAGCTCGAAAGGGTGCGAAAGGAGAAGGAGCTTTCCCTCTCGGCCCTGCTCGTAACCGACATCGTCCAGGGGACGTCGCTGCTGCTCGCCGTGGGCGACAAGGACGTGATCTACAACCTCGACTACCCGAGGCTCGACGACGACCTCTTCGAGCTCAAGGGCATCATCTCCCGCAAGAAGCAGGTGGTGCCCCACATCATAGGCGTATTCTCGGGCAACACGGCTTGA